The Kitasatospora paranensis genome has a window encoding:
- a CDS encoding teichoic acid biosynthesis protein C, with product MTAPGRPAPLGRRGFLLGGAALLTAAGCAQAPPAPRGTGPRFDLSAGAVKRLREKPLWYGTLAQSFAFDRVNGHLYVTQAVEAGVRLPGDAQPVATAEGHHGDLCVNKLDLAGNRLAFMRLKGFGHGVGLGVEPVGGDVFVWTEADVNPASGYGRALARTRFTPGAVLSAADTGTVTVHRPVPGSTSNQPAIDPTTGRLAVRHRRAGQAHYRVFDLADAGLGAFDRPLADIAETDLGDGDEDVFQGFAVMGDFLYRLLGTAYTPDAEDDPDAGGNPKDSHGNASVSTVDLRSGRVLDRVRTEAAWTLDWREPEGIAVDPQGPALCLGFGGGQGRPWTFTAYEKRALVGVSASSAGR from the coding sequence ATGACCGCACCGGGCCGCCCGGCCCCACTCGGGCGGCGGGGCTTCCTGCTCGGCGGCGCCGCCCTGCTGACCGCCGCCGGGTGCGCCCAGGCGCCGCCGGCCCCTCGGGGGACGGGCCCGCGCTTCGACCTGAGTGCCGGGGCGGTCAAGCGGCTGCGCGAGAAGCCGCTCTGGTACGGCACCCTCGCGCAGTCGTTCGCGTTCGACCGGGTCAACGGGCACCTGTACGTCACCCAGGCTGTGGAGGCCGGGGTGCGGCTGCCCGGCGACGCGCAGCCCGTGGCGACCGCCGAGGGGCACCACGGCGACCTCTGCGTCAACAAGCTCGACCTGGCGGGGAACCGGCTGGCGTTCATGCGGCTCAAGGGCTTCGGCCACGGCGTCGGCCTCGGGGTGGAGCCGGTCGGCGGGGACGTCTTCGTCTGGACGGAGGCGGACGTGAACCCCGCCTCCGGCTACGGCCGGGCGCTGGCCAGGACGCGGTTCACCCCCGGCGCCGTCCTCTCCGCCGCCGACACCGGGACGGTGACCGTGCACCGGCCCGTCCCCGGGTCGACGTCCAACCAGCCGGCGATCGACCCGACGACGGGCCGCCTCGCCGTCCGGCACCGCCGCGCGGGGCAGGCCCACTACCGCGTCTTCGACCTGGCGGACGCCGGGCTCGGCGCCTTCGACCGTCCGCTGGCCGACATCGCGGAGACCGACCTGGGCGACGGGGACGAGGACGTCTTCCAGGGCTTCGCCGTCATGGGCGACTTCCTCTACCGGCTGCTGGGCACCGCCTACACCCCCGACGCGGAGGACGACCCCGACGCCGGCGGCAACCCGAAGGACAGCCACGGCAACGCCTCGGTGTCCACCGTCGACCTGCGCAGCGGCCGGGTGCTCGACCGGGTGCGCACGGAGGCGGCCTGGACGCTGGACTGGCGTGAGCCGGAGGGCATCGCGGTGGATCCGCAGGGGCCCGCGCTCTGTCTGGGCTTCGGCGGCGGCCAGGGCCGGCCGTGGACGTTCACCGCCTACGAGAAGCGCGCCCTGGTCGGGGTCAGTGCTTCTTCAGCCGGTAGATGA
- a CDS encoding bifunctional cytidylyltransferase/SDR family oxidoreductase has protein sequence MLAGGSGQRIGLSIPKQLIKIAGKTILEHTLAVFDDAAGIDEVVLMMHPGFVAEAEQVVAAAGLRRTVRVVAGGETRNATTERAIGVVAELADGRDCKVLFHDAVRPLVSHRIIQDCVEALDTYRAVDVAIPSSDTIVVTTTSGMATGEHEIITEVPDRARLRRGQTPQAFWLSTIRRAYELAATDPHFAATDDCSVVLRYLPDTPIHVVAGEERNMKVTQPIDIHIADKLFQLATSTLAEPIHPEDYRDHLAGRTMVVLGGSYGIGADIAALAEEHGARVFSFSRSTTGTDVADPASVQAALERAYAESGRIDFVVNTAGVLRIGRLAELSPTEVDEALRVNFIAPASIARAAHPYLARTGGQLLLFTSSSYTRGRADYSLYSSAKAAVVNLTQALGDEWSADGVRINCINPERTLTPMRVQAFGDEPQGSLLSSSAVARASLDVLVSDITGQIVDVRRESVPAQQRVPAAAGV, from the coding sequence GTGCTCGCCGGCGGCTCCGGCCAGCGGATCGGCCTGTCGATCCCCAAGCAGCTGATCAAGATCGCCGGCAAGACGATCCTGGAGCACACGCTGGCCGTGTTCGACGACGCGGCCGGCATCGACGAGGTCGTGCTGATGATGCACCCCGGCTTCGTCGCCGAGGCCGAACAGGTCGTGGCCGCGGCCGGGCTGCGCCGCACCGTCCGGGTGGTCGCCGGCGGGGAGACCCGCAACGCCACCACCGAGCGGGCGATCGGCGTGGTGGCCGAGCTGGCGGACGGGCGCGACTGCAAGGTGCTGTTCCACGACGCGGTGCGCCCGCTGGTCTCGCACCGGATCATCCAGGACTGCGTGGAGGCGCTCGACACCTACCGCGCGGTCGACGTCGCCATCCCGTCCTCGGACACCATCGTGGTGACCACCACCAGCGGCATGGCCACCGGCGAGCACGAGATCATCACCGAGGTGCCGGACCGCGCCAGGCTCCGCCGCGGCCAGACCCCGCAGGCCTTCTGGCTGTCCACCATCCGCCGGGCCTACGAGCTGGCCGCGACGGACCCGCACTTCGCCGCCACGGACGACTGCTCGGTCGTGCTGCGCTACCTGCCCGACACCCCGATCCACGTGGTGGCCGGCGAGGAGCGCAACATGAAGGTCACCCAGCCGATCGACATCCACATTGCCGACAAGCTGTTCCAGCTCGCCACCAGCACGCTCGCCGAGCCGATCCACCCCGAGGACTACCGCGACCACCTGGCCGGCCGCACCATGGTCGTCCTCGGCGGGTCGTACGGCATCGGCGCCGACATCGCGGCCCTGGCCGAGGAGCACGGCGCGCGGGTGTTCAGCTTCAGCCGGAGCACGACCGGGACGGACGTGGCCGACCCGGCGAGCGTGCAGGCCGCGCTGGAGCGGGCGTACGCGGAGAGCGGGCGCATCGACTTCGTGGTCAACACCGCGGGCGTGCTGCGGATCGGCCGGCTGGCCGAGCTGTCCCCCACCGAGGTGGACGAGGCGCTGCGGGTGAACTTCATCGCCCCGGCGTCGATCGCCCGGGCCGCCCACCCGTACCTGGCGCGCACCGGCGGTCAGCTGCTGCTCTTCACCTCCAGCTCGTACACCCGCGGCCGGGCCGACTACAGCCTGTACTCCTCGGCCAAGGCCGCGGTGGTCAACCTCACTCAGGCGCTGGGCGACGAGTGGTCGGCGGACGGCGTGCGGATCAACTGCATCAACCCGGAGCGCACCCTGACGCCGATGCGCGTCCAGGCCTTCGGCGACGAGCCGCAGGGCTCGCTGCTCAGCAGCTCGGCGGTGGCTCGGGCCTCGCTCGACGTGCTGGTGTCGGACATCACCGGCCAGATCGTCGACGTGCGGCGGGAGTCGGTGCCCGCCCAGCAGCGGGTGCCGGCCGCGGCCGGCGTCTGA
- a CDS encoding 3-hydroxyacyl-CoA dehydrogenase NAD-binding domain-containing protein: MSTTELLKRAAELFPGEVVTTAHVRHLDLPQQAGRLALITLDNGFDHTKPTTFGPGSLAKLSEALDQVEAEAAEGKIAAVAITGKPFIFAVGADLKGVEVLKEHSDALAIGKGGHDVFKRIAALPVPSFAYYNGAAMGGGVEVGLHCTYRTVSSGVPAFSLPEVFLGLVPGWGGCTILPNLIGPAKAVKVIVENSMSQNKQLKGAEVFDLGIADAIFEPADFLEQSLHWTAAVLKGDIAVQREEIDRGKAWDDAVAWGRLVADAKVHGAAPAAYKALDIIAQVKDEDLQAGFDAEDAALADLIMSGELRSGLYAFNLVQRRAKRPFGAPDKSLARPVSKVGVVGAGLMASQLALLFARRLEVPVVLTDIDQERIDKGVGYVHGEIDKLLAKGRINGDKANRLKGLVSGHIDKAIAFGDADFVIEAVFEEMGVKQNVFAELEAVVSPTTILATNTSSLSVTEMASKLEHPERVVGFHFFNPVAILPLLEIVRAEKTDDASLATAFGVARKLKKTAVLTKDAPAFVVNRILLRFMDAIQGAIDEGTPIETIEKAVLPLGLPMSPIVLLELVGPAIALHVSETLAAAFPERYTVSENLGKLVKAGKRGFYVWQDGQQVLDPEVLALLSFGDTVLTEEQVRERALAAVAQEIGLMLDEGVVGEAQDIDLCMITGAGWPFHLGGITPYLDREGVSERVNGKRFLAPGLASVPV; encoded by the coding sequence ATGAGCACCACTGAGCTGCTGAAGCGCGCGGCCGAGCTGTTCCCCGGCGAGGTCGTCACCACCGCGCACGTACGCCACCTCGACCTGCCGCAGCAGGCCGGCAGGCTGGCGCTGATCACCCTGGACAACGGCTTCGACCACACCAAGCCGACCACCTTCGGCCCGGGCTCGCTCGCAAAGCTCTCCGAGGCGCTGGACCAGGTCGAGGCCGAGGCCGCCGAGGGGAAGATCGCCGCCGTGGCGATCACCGGCAAGCCGTTCATCTTCGCGGTCGGCGCCGACCTCAAGGGTGTCGAGGTGCTCAAGGAGCACAGCGACGCGCTGGCCATCGGCAAGGGCGGCCACGACGTCTTCAAGCGGATCGCCGCGCTGCCCGTCCCCTCCTTCGCCTACTACAACGGCGCGGCGATGGGCGGCGGCGTCGAGGTCGGCCTGCACTGCACCTACCGCACGGTCAGCTCGGGCGTCCCGGCGTTCTCGCTGCCGGAGGTCTTCCTGGGCCTCGTCCCCGGCTGGGGCGGCTGCACCATCCTGCCGAACCTGATCGGCCCGGCGAAGGCCGTCAAGGTCATCGTCGAGAACTCGATGAGCCAGAACAAGCAGCTCAAGGGCGCCGAGGTGTTCGACCTCGGCATCGCGGACGCGATCTTCGAGCCGGCCGACTTCCTGGAGCAGTCGCTGCACTGGACGGCCGCCGTGCTGAAGGGCGACATCGCCGTCCAGCGCGAGGAGATCGACCGCGGCAAGGCCTGGGACGACGCCGTCGCCTGGGGCCGCCTGGTCGCCGACGCCAAGGTGCACGGCGCCGCGCCGGCCGCCTACAAGGCGCTGGACATCATCGCGCAGGTCAAGGACGAGGACCTGCAGGCCGGCTTCGACGCCGAGGACGCGGCCCTGGCCGACCTCATCATGAGCGGCGAGCTGCGCAGCGGCCTGTACGCCTTCAACCTGGTGCAGCGCCGGGCCAAGCGCCCGTTCGGCGCGCCGGACAAGTCGCTGGCCCGCCCGGTCTCCAAGGTCGGCGTGGTCGGCGCGGGCCTGATGGCCTCGCAGCTGGCGCTGCTGTTCGCCCGCCGCCTGGAGGTGCCGGTCGTGCTGACCGACATCGACCAGGAGCGCATCGACAAGGGCGTCGGCTACGTCCACGGCGAGATCGACAAGCTGCTCGCCAAGGGCCGGATCAATGGCGACAAGGCCAACCGCCTCAAGGGCCTGGTCTCCGGCCACATCGACAAGGCCATCGCCTTCGGCGACGCTGACTTCGTCATCGAGGCCGTGTTCGAGGAGATGGGCGTCAAGCAGAACGTCTTCGCCGAGCTGGAGGCGGTGGTCTCGCCGACCACCATCCTGGCGACCAACACCTCCTCGCTGTCGGTCACCGAGATGGCCTCCAAGCTGGAGCACCCGGAGCGGGTCGTCGGCTTCCACTTCTTCAACCCGGTCGCGATCCTCCCGCTGCTGGAGATCGTCCGCGCGGAGAAGACCGACGACGCGTCGCTGGCGACCGCCTTCGGTGTCGCCCGGAAGCTGAAGAAGACGGCCGTCCTGACCAAGGACGCCCCGGCGTTCGTGGTGAACCGGATCCTGCTGCGCTTCATGGACGCGATCCAGGGCGCCATCGACGAGGGCACCCCGATCGAGACCATCGAGAAGGCCGTGCTGCCGCTCGGCCTGCCGATGTCCCCGATCGTGCTGCTGGAGCTGGTCGGCCCGGCCATCGCCCTGCACGTGTCGGAGACCCTGGCCGCGGCCTTCCCGGAGCGCTACACCGTCTCCGAGAACCTGGGCAAGCTGGTCAAGGCCGGCAAGCGCGGCTTCTACGTCTGGCAGGACGGCCAGCAGGTGCTGGACCCGGAGGTCCTCGCCCTGCTGTCCTTCGGCGACACCGTGCTGACGGAGGAGCAGGTGCGCGAGCGCGCCCTGGCCGCCGTCGCGCAGGAGATCGGCCTGATGCTGGACGAGGGCGTCGTCGGCGAGGCGCAGGACATCGACCTGTGCATGATCACCGGCGCCGGCTGGCCCTTCCACCTGGGCGGCATCACGCCGTACCTGGACCGCGAGGGTGTCTCGGAGCGCGTCAACGGCAAGCGGTTCCTCGCCCCGGGCCTGGCCTCTGTGCCGGTCTGA
- a CDS encoding thiolase family protein, protein MPRTARDVVFVDGVRTPFGKAGPKGIYHETRADDLVVKCIRELVRRNPNLPVERIDEVAIAATTQIGDQGLTIGRTAGLLAGLPKSVPGYAIDRMCAGAMTAVTTTAGGIAFGAYDIVVAGGVEHMGRHPMGEGVDPNPRFVSEKLVDESALFMGMTAENLHDRLPHITKERCDAYAVRSQEKAAKAYANGDIQPDLVPIAIRNTNPEVGETGWGLATTDEPMRPGTTMESLANLKTPFRPHGNITAGNAAGLNDGATASLLAAEDVAEELGLPIKMRLVSYAFAGVEPEVMGIGPVPATEKALAKAGLTIDDIGAFEINEAFAVQVLSLLDHYGIADDDERVNPYGGAIAYGHPLASTGVRLMTQLARRFEQRPDVRYGLTTMCIGFGMGGTVIWENPHFEGGK, encoded by the coding sequence GTGCCTCGTACCGCGAGGGACGTCGTCTTTGTCGACGGCGTCCGCACCCCGTTCGGCAAGGCCGGCCCGAAGGGCATCTACCACGAGACCCGCGCGGACGACCTGGTCGTCAAGTGCATCCGTGAGCTGGTGCGCCGCAACCCGAACCTGCCCGTCGAGCGCATCGACGAGGTCGCCATCGCGGCCACCACCCAGATCGGCGACCAGGGCCTGACCATCGGCCGCACCGCCGGCCTGCTCGCCGGCCTGCCGAAGTCCGTCCCGGGCTACGCGATCGACCGCATGTGCGCCGGCGCGATGACCGCCGTCACCACCACCGCGGGCGGCATCGCCTTCGGCGCCTACGACATCGTCGTGGCCGGTGGCGTCGAGCACATGGGCCGCCACCCGATGGGCGAGGGCGTCGACCCGAACCCGCGCTTCGTGTCGGAGAAGCTCGTCGACGAGTCCGCCCTGTTCATGGGCATGACCGCCGAGAACCTGCACGACCGCCTGCCGCACATCACCAAGGAGCGCTGCGACGCGTACGCGGTGCGCTCGCAGGAGAAGGCCGCCAAGGCGTACGCCAACGGCGACATCCAGCCGGACCTGGTGCCGATCGCGATCCGCAACACCAACCCCGAGGTCGGCGAGACCGGCTGGGGCCTGGCGACCACGGACGAGCCGATGCGCCCGGGCACCACCATGGAGTCGCTGGCGAACCTCAAGACCCCGTTCCGCCCGCACGGCAACATCACCGCGGGCAACGCGGCCGGCCTCAACGACGGCGCCACCGCCTCGCTGCTCGCCGCCGAGGACGTCGCCGAGGAGCTCGGCCTCCCGATCAAGATGCGCCTGGTCTCCTACGCCTTCGCCGGCGTGGAGCCCGAGGTCATGGGCATCGGCCCCGTCCCGGCGACCGAGAAGGCGCTGGCCAAGGCCGGTCTGACCATCGACGACATCGGCGCCTTCGAGATCAACGAGGCGTTCGCCGTCCAGGTGCTCTCGCTGCTCGACCACTACGGCATCGCCGACGACGACGAGCGCGTCAACCCGTACGGCGGCGCGATCGCCTACGGCCACCCGCTGGCCTCCACCGGCGTCCGCCTGATGACGCAGCTGGCGCGCCGCTTCGAGCAGCGCCCCGACGTCCGCTACGGCCTGACCACCATGTGCATCGGCTTCGGCATGGGCGGCACGGTCATCTGGGAGAACCCGCACTTCGAGGGTGGTAAGTGA